In one Halorubrum sp. CBA1229 genomic region, the following are encoded:
- a CDS encoding aminopeptidase, with protein sequence MDERVREHAEVLVDWSARVEAGDDVVVSVAEDAHDLGVAVAEALGERGATVTTLYGSDELSRAYLKGAEAGVDGSGSDDDSGDAPDFDDDPAVDRAIFEAADAYLRIGGGRNTTATADVSPETRQAYAKARKGVREARMDTDWVSTVHPTRSLAQQAGMAYEEYREFVYDAVLRDWEALADEMAQMKAILDAGEEVRLVTERDDAPDTDVTMSIAGRTAVNSAASVAYDSHNLPSGEVFTAPYDTEGEAFFDVPMTIDATRVRDVRLVFEGGEVVDFAAEAGEDALASVLDTDPGARRLGELGIGMNRGIDRFTDSILFDEKMGDTVHLAVGRAYDACLPAGESGNDSAVHVDMISDVSERSRMEVDGEVVRRNGTFRWEEGFEG encoded by the coding sequence ATGGACGAACGCGTACGCGAGCACGCCGAGGTGCTCGTCGACTGGAGCGCGCGGGTCGAGGCGGGAGACGACGTCGTCGTCAGCGTCGCCGAGGACGCCCACGACCTCGGCGTCGCCGTCGCCGAGGCGCTCGGCGAGCGCGGGGCGACCGTCACGACGCTGTACGGCTCCGACGAACTCTCCCGAGCCTATTTAAAAGGCGCCGAGGCGGGAGTCGACGGAAGCGGCAGCGACGACGACAGTGGCGACGCCCCCGACTTCGACGACGATCCCGCCGTCGACCGCGCGATCTTCGAGGCCGCCGACGCCTACCTCCGGATCGGCGGCGGGCGCAACACTACCGCGACCGCGGACGTCTCCCCCGAAACCCGACAGGCGTACGCGAAAGCGCGGAAGGGCGTCCGCGAGGCTCGGATGGACACCGACTGGGTGTCGACGGTCCACCCGACCCGCAGCCTCGCGCAGCAGGCCGGGATGGCCTACGAGGAGTACCGGGAGTTCGTCTACGACGCGGTCCTCCGCGACTGGGAGGCGCTCGCCGACGAGATGGCACAGATGAAAGCGATCCTCGACGCGGGCGAGGAGGTCCGGCTCGTCACCGAGCGCGACGACGCGCCCGATACCGACGTGACGATGTCGATCGCGGGTCGCACCGCGGTCAACTCCGCCGCCTCCGTGGCGTACGACTCCCACAACCTCCCGTCCGGCGAGGTGTTCACCGCGCCGTACGACACCGAGGGCGAGGCGTTCTTCGACGTGCCGATGACGATCGACGCGACCCGGGTCCGGGACGTGCGCCTCGTCTTCGAGGGCGGCGAGGTCGTCGACTTCGCGGCCGAAGCCGGCGAGGACGCGCTCGCGAGCGTGCTCGACACCGATCCGGGCGCCCGGCGGCTCGGCGAGCTCGGGATCGGGATGAACCGCGGGATCGACCGGTTCACCGACTCGATCCTCTTCGACGAGAAGATGGGCGACACGGTCCACCTGGCGGTCGGCCGCGCCTACGACGCCTGCCTCCCCGCGGGCGAGTCGGGCAACGACAGCGCGGTCCACGTCGACATGATAAGCGACGTGAGCGAGCGCTCCCGGATGGAAGTCGACGGCGAGGTCGTCCGGCGGAACGGGACGTTCCGGTGGGAAGAGGGGTTCGAGGGGTAG
- the pepF gene encoding oligoendopeptidase F codes for MSSVPERAEIDEAYKWDLQSIYEDDEGWESAYETVSDRIDELRDYEGRVTEDAATLLKLLELREEIFRELQQVTTYARLRSAEDTRNQEYQAMSAKASSLGSEASSALSYLEPELQSLTEAAVEEFLESEPALEAYEHYLDDVLRMKEHTRSAEVEEVLADLSEVTDAPSEIYSMLTNADMTYGVVEDPDGEEVEITQSNFTKLQTNPDRDFRRRVHETFYEQWADVRNTVGTSLEKAVREHATSADIRGYDSARAAALDGSNVPVEVYDTLVDTVDDNLDVLHRHAELKEQALGVDQLESHDLYMSLTGDQGPDVEYDQAREWVIEAVAPLGEAYQERMAEGLDSRWVDVYENRGKRSGAFSSGTYDTQPYIMMNYQDDIASMFTLAHELGHSMHSELAGDAQPWHDASYEIFVAEIASTVNETLLTHHLLDTVEDDELRTHVLDEYLERFRSTLFRQTMFATFEQRIHERVEAGDALTPDAFDEIYGDLKGDYYAPAELTGGIEREWERIPHFYYNFYVYQYATGISAAAAIVERVLNEGEPAAADYREMLKAGGSDYPLSVVELAGIDMASPDPIEAAVGIYDDYLHEIAALLDLE; via the coding sequence ATGAGTTCGGTTCCCGAGCGAGCGGAGATCGACGAGGCGTACAAGTGGGACCTCCAGAGCATCTACGAGGACGACGAGGGGTGGGAGTCGGCCTACGAGACGGTCTCCGACCGGATCGACGAGCTACGCGACTACGAGGGACGCGTCACCGAGGACGCCGCGACCCTGCTGAAGCTGCTCGAGCTCCGCGAGGAGATCTTCCGAGAGCTCCAGCAGGTGACGACGTACGCCCGCCTGCGGAGCGCCGAGGACACACGGAACCAGGAGTACCAGGCGATGTCGGCGAAGGCGTCCTCGTTGGGCTCCGAGGCGTCGAGCGCGCTCTCGTATCTCGAGCCCGAGCTGCAGTCGCTCACCGAGGCGGCAGTCGAGGAGTTCCTCGAGAGCGAGCCCGCGCTGGAGGCGTACGAGCACTACCTCGACGACGTGTTGCGGATGAAAGAACACACGCGCTCGGCGGAGGTCGAGGAGGTGCTCGCCGACCTCTCCGAGGTCACCGACGCGCCGAGCGAGATCTACTCGATGCTGACGAACGCCGACATGACCTACGGCGTCGTCGAGGACCCCGACGGCGAGGAGGTGGAGATCACGCAGTCGAACTTCACGAAGCTCCAGACGAACCCGGACCGCGACTTCCGCCGCCGCGTCCACGAGACGTTCTACGAGCAGTGGGCGGACGTGCGCAACACGGTCGGCACCTCCCTCGAGAAGGCCGTCCGCGAGCACGCGACGAGCGCCGACATCCGCGGCTACGACAGCGCCCGCGCGGCCGCGCTCGACGGCTCGAACGTCCCGGTCGAGGTGTACGACACGCTCGTCGACACGGTCGACGACAACCTCGACGTGCTCCACCGGCACGCCGAGCTGAAGGAGCAAGCGCTCGGCGTCGACCAGCTGGAGAGTCACGACCTCTACATGTCGCTGACGGGCGATCAGGGGCCGGACGTCGAGTACGACCAGGCCCGCGAGTGGGTGATCGAGGCGGTCGCGCCGCTCGGCGAGGCGTACCAGGAACGGATGGCCGAGGGGCTCGACTCCCGGTGGGTCGACGTGTACGAGAACCGCGGGAAGCGCTCCGGCGCGTTCTCCTCGGGCACGTACGACACGCAGCCGTACATCATGATGAACTACCAGGACGACATCGCCTCGATGTTCACGCTGGCGCACGAGCTCGGCCACTCGATGCACTCCGAGCTCGCGGGCGACGCACAGCCGTGGCACGACGCGAGCTACGAGATCTTCGTCGCCGAGATCGCCTCCACGGTCAACGAGACCCTCCTCACGCACCACCTGCTCGACACCGTCGAGGACGACGAGCTGCGGACGCACGTCCTCGACGAGTACCTCGAGCGCTTCCGCTCGACCCTCTTCCGGCAGACGATGTTCGCGACGTTCGAACAGCGGATCCACGAGCGCGTGGAGGCCGGCGACGCGCTCACGCCCGACGCCTTCGACGAGATCTACGGCGACCTGAAGGGCGACTACTACGCGCCCGCCGAGCTGACCGGCGGCATCGAGCGCGAGTGGGAGCGGATCCCGCACTTCTACTACAACTTCTACGTTTACCAGTACGCGACCGGCATCTCCGCGGCCGCCGCGATCGTCGAGCGCGTCCTCAACGAGGGCGAGCCCGCCGCCGCCGACTACCGCGAGATGCTGAAAGCGGGCGGCTCCGACTACCCGCTTTCCGTCGTCGAGCTCGCGGGCATCGACATGGCCTCGCCGGACCCGATCGAGGCCGCCGTCGGGATCTACGACGACTACCTCCACGAGATCGCGGCGCTGCTCGACCTGGAGTAG
- a CDS encoding heme-binding protein produces MTHVTLDVAKKVIAAAEEEAAAIDVPMCIAVMDDGANLVGFHRMDGALLGSVDIAQNKAYSSVSLKLDTEAIHEASQPGESLYGIGNTNDGRIVTFGGGFPLEVDDGTVVGGVGVSGGSVDEDMTVARAGVERFEEL; encoded by the coding sequence ATGACTCACGTAACACTAGACGTCGCCAAGAAGGTCATCGCGGCCGCGGAGGAGGAGGCCGCGGCGATCGACGTACCGATGTGTATCGCGGTGATGGACGACGGCGCGAACCTTGTGGGATTCCACCGGATGGACGGCGCGCTGCTCGGGAGCGTCGACATCGCCCAGAACAAGGCGTACTCCTCGGTGTCGCTGAAGTTGGACACCGAGGCGATCCACGAGGCGTCACAGCCGGGCGAGTCGCTGTACGGGATCGGGAACACGAACGACGGGCGAATCGTCACCTTCGGTGGCGGGTTCCCGCTAGAGGTCGACGACGGAACAGTCGTCGGCGGCGTGGGCGTCTCCGGTGGCAGCGTCGACGAAGACATGACGGTCGCACGGGCGGGGGTGGAGCGCTTCGAGGAGCTCTGA